In one window of Haloprofundus halophilus DNA:
- a CDS encoding ABC transporter ATP-binding protein, which yields MTAAIEVRDLRKRYEGVQALDGVSLTVPEGSFFGLLGPNGAGKTTFISILVGLVRKSGGTAEVFGHDVEDDYREARDAIGLAPQEFNVDRFFPIREVLEHKAGYHGIPAEEARERADEVLKRVGIYEKRDTRFDWLSGGMKRRFVLARALITDPDLLILDEPTAGVDVQLRHDLWELITELNDQGTTILLTTHYIEEAERLCDEVAILDSGRIVAVDSPEDLMDRGADRIEIQLRNPPAEAPSLAAGEGNVESVELEDNRLVVTARQGGLVAPDVVRELDREGFEIVDLEISRTSLEEVFVEMTRGEETVGDEGGDESEAERATAAAPGAGGDR from the coding sequence ATGACTGCCGCCATCGAAGTTCGCGATTTGCGGAAGCGGTACGAAGGGGTACAGGCGCTCGACGGGGTGTCGCTCACCGTGCCCGAGGGCTCGTTTTTCGGTCTCCTGGGTCCCAACGGCGCGGGGAAGACGACGTTCATCTCGATTCTCGTCGGTCTCGTCCGCAAGAGCGGCGGGACCGCGGAGGTGTTCGGCCACGACGTCGAAGACGACTACCGCGAGGCGCGCGACGCCATCGGCCTCGCCCCGCAGGAGTTCAACGTCGACCGGTTCTTCCCCATCCGCGAGGTGCTGGAGCACAAAGCCGGCTACCACGGCATCCCGGCCGAGGAAGCCCGAGAGCGCGCCGACGAGGTGCTCAAGCGCGTCGGCATCTACGAGAAGCGCGACACGCGCTTCGACTGGCTCTCCGGCGGGATGAAGCGCCGGTTCGTCCTCGCGCGGGCGCTCATCACCGACCCCGACTTGCTCATCCTCGACGAACCCACCGCGGGCGTCGACGTGCAGCTCCGCCACGACCTCTGGGAGCTCATCACCGAACTCAACGACCAGGGGACGACGATTCTGCTCACGACCCACTACATCGAGGAGGCCGAGCGCCTCTGCGACGAGGTCGCGATTCTGGACTCCGGTCGCATCGTCGCCGTCGACAGCCCCGAGGACCTGATGGACCGCGGCGCCGACCGCATCGAGATACAGTTGCGAAACCCACCCGCGGAGGCTCCGTCGCTCGCGGCGGGCGAGGGCAACGTCGAGAGCGTCGAACTCGAAGACAACCGCCTCGTCGTCACCGCCAGACAGGGCGGGTTGGTCGCGCCAGACGTCGTCCGCGAACTCGACCGCGAGGGCTTCGAAATCGTCGACCTCGAAATCTCGCGCACCTCGCTCGAAGAGGTGTTCGTCGAGATGACGCGCGGCGAGGAGACCGTCGGCGACGAGGGCGGCGACGAGAGCGAGGCCGAGAGAGCGACCGCGGCAGCGCCCGGCGCGGGAGGTGACCGCTGA